The Fibrobacter sp. sequence ACCTCTAAGGCGCGAATCCAGGAACTGACGGCGACAAAACGTAAAAATCAGGCAGGAACACGCATGGCAAAAAGAGTAGCAGTCGGGCTTTCCGGCGGGGTAGATTCCGCCCTCGCCGCTTTCCTACTAAAACAGCAGGGTTATGAAGTCATCGGCGTCACCATGGCCACATGGGACGGTTCCATCAACATGCCACACGTGGAAGGCCGCGAAGGCTGCTTCGGCCCGGGCGAAGACGCGAGCATTGCCGAAGCGAAGACCGTCGCCGACCGTCTCGGCATACCGCATTACGTTGTTCGTGTTTCCGAAGAATACAAGCGCCAGGTGCTCGACTACTTCCGCGCCGAATACCGTGCGGGCCGCACGCCGAACCCGTGCGTGCGCTGCAACCAGAACATCAAATTCGGCGCGCTCCACATGGCGGCTCGCCGCATGGGAATCGCGTTCGACTACTTCGCCACCGGGCATTACGCACGGCTCGAATTCAAGAATCCCGACGAACCCTTCCTGTACGCGGCGCTCGACCACAGCAAAGACCAAACATACTTCCTCTCGCGCCTTACCGCGGAGCAACTCTCGACGGTCATCTTCCCGCTGGGCAACATGACGAAGGCGGA is a genomic window containing:
- the mnmA gene encoding tRNA 2-thiouridine(34) synthase MnmA produces the protein MAKRVAVGLSGGVDSALAAFLLKQQGYEVIGVTMATWDGSINMPHVEGREGCFGPGEDASIAEAKTVADRLGIPHYVVRVSEEYKRQVLDYFRAEYRAGRTPNPCVRCNQNIKFGALHMAARRMGIAFDYFATGHYARLEFKNPDEPFLYAALDHSKDQTYFLSRLTAEQLSTVIFPLGNMTKAEVKELAKQIGWVDFATKKESMDFLECGDYSVLFDESDNVPGDFVDMQGKVLGKHKGIVHYTIGQRKGLNIGGQPEPLFVVSIDAKKNQVVLGPRSALSCTEVSGVELNLMVSESSPLLKGELTAHIRLGHKGAVARIVSLDTAAGTIRVRFDEPQFASAPGQVLVLYAGAGVVASAIIA